A portion of the Sphingobacterium spiritivorum genome contains these proteins:
- a CDS encoding TonB-dependent receptor, with protein sequence MKKLFAILIPLLFCAGLVHATKIKGKVYDKLSGEALVGATVVLEKSGKSASTGLDGSFEIKGLSAGKENIQISYLNYESVVEEITVLKEDTPPFAFYLLSKSTQLMEVSIKSKGAGSGDGEARRIEQNASQVMNIISGKAIELSPDLTVANVMQRVSGVSLERNSNGDGQYAILRGMDKRYNYTLVNGVKLPSPDNKYRYIPLDIFPSDLLERLEVYKSLTPNMEADAIGGAVNMIMKNAPERLQINTNVSTGYSQLFFDNKFTSYNSSSIQSKSPYELNGRDYKASQADFSKGTLDYSSKQPAPNILSSLSVGQRFFNNKLGVIVAGSYQNTYRGSTSTLYNNAVTGTDEYAVITNKVERQYSEQQKRLGLHSKVDYVLDQNNKFSFYNMYVNLLNEQVREAVTTNYNGEYKPDLGNAELVYQTRSRKTDQKIYNGTLQGTHNLLDDKFSIRWAAVYSSALNDVPQNTQITLNGLEQNFERRRTTLVNTAPVNYRWERNTDDDMAAYWDLKYKLELKDANLELSAGGLYRDKQRSSFYNNYTLAPSESDIGKLYGVDYQNYTELNLRVTNPTGAVSNPLTYDATEKTTAVYAMFNYQAERLQAIGGARMEHNNQGYNLLFPAGENSPAGRQVYTDILPSLTVKYLFDSKSQLHASYAKSLNRPGFYELVPSKVVNEEYQERGNPNLMRALADNFDLRYELFPGASEQLLAGVFYKKIKNPIEYTFQADATRGQDIYYSPGNFGNANNYGAEVDYIKYVNKFGVKANYTYTHSRITTPKTQRRINPTSGDIEAISVEQTRPLYGQSEHIANLALLFKDTKTGWDAQVAAAYTGPRINTVSQFLNNDLWQKGFIQMDFSAEKRFKHGLTVFAKANNILDTPMKLFIKGTNPENYKIAENLVSGGQTLIRSDYYGQSYLVGVRYKLN encoded by the coding sequence ATGAAGAAATTATTTGCAATTTTAATTCCATTATTATTTTGTGCGGGACTGGTCCATGCTACAAAAATAAAAGGTAAAGTTTATGATAAACTCAGTGGTGAAGCCCTTGTCGGTGCTACTGTAGTTTTAGAAAAAAGCGGTAAATCCGCGAGTACAGGTCTTGACGGATCGTTTGAGATCAAAGGGCTGTCTGCCGGAAAGGAAAACATACAGATTTCCTATCTGAATTATGAAAGTGTAGTGGAGGAGATCACAGTTCTGAAAGAAGATACGCCGCCATTTGCATTCTACCTGCTATCCAAATCCACCCAATTGATGGAAGTATCTATCAAAAGCAAAGGAGCCGGTTCGGGAGATGGAGAAGCCCGACGTATAGAGCAGAATGCTTCACAGGTCATGAATATTATTTCCGGTAAAGCTATTGAGCTCTCTCCGGATCTGACAGTCGCAAATGTGATGCAACGTGTCTCCGGGGTATCGCTGGAGCGCAACAGCAACGGGGATGGTCAGTATGCTATCCTCAGAGGTATGGACAAGCGCTACAATTATACCTTAGTGAATGGTGTCAAATTACCTTCTCCGGACAATAAGTACCGCTACATTCCACTGGATATCTTTCCTTCCGATCTGCTGGAAAGACTGGAAGTCTATAAAAGTCTGACGCCAAATATGGAGGCCGATGCGATAGGAGGTGCGGTGAATATGATTATGAAAAATGCACCGGAAAGATTACAGATCAATACCAATGTATCTACAGGCTACAGCCAGCTGTTTTTTGATAATAAATTTACTTCCTACAACAGCAGCAGTATACAGTCAAAATCCCCTTATGAACTGAATGGCCGGGATTATAAAGCCTCACAGGCAGATTTCAGCAAAGGCACCCTGGACTACAGCAGCAAACAACCGGCGCCGAATATCCTGAGCAGTCTGTCCGTTGGACAACGTTTCTTTAATAATAAACTGGGGGTTATTGTAGCCGGAAGTTACCAGAATACCTATCGCGGAAGTACCAGTACCCTTTACAATAATGCCGTGACAGGTACAGACGAGTATGCCGTTATCACCAATAAAGTAGAACGTCAGTATTCCGAACAGCAAAAGCGTTTGGGACTTCACTCAAAGGTAGACTATGTACTGGATCAGAACAACAAGTTCAGCTTTTACAATATGTATGTCAACCTGCTGAATGAGCAGGTGAGGGAAGCGGTGACGACCAACTACAACGGAGAGTATAAGCCTGATCTGGGCAATGCGGAACTGGTCTATCAGACCCGTAGCCGTAAGACAGATCAGAAGATATACAACGGAACATTGCAGGGAACACACAATCTGCTGGATGATAAATTCAGCATTCGTTGGGCAGCGGTATATTCATCGGCTTTAAATGATGTTCCGCAGAATACACAAATCACGCTGAATGGTCTGGAACAGAATTTCGAACGTCGCAGAACTACTTTAGTCAATACCGCTCCGGTAAATTATCGCTGGGAACGCAATACCGACGATGATATGGCGGCCTATTGGGACCTGAAATATAAACTGGAGCTGAAAGATGCTAATCTGGAACTGTCTGCCGGTGGTCTTTACCGGGACAAACAGAGAAGCAGTTTCTATAATAACTACACCCTGGCACCTTCTGAATCCGATATTGGTAAGCTGTATGGCGTGGATTATCAGAATTATACCGAATTAAATCTTCGGGTCACCAATCCTACAGGAGCGGTAAGTAATCCGCTGACCTACGATGCTACGGAAAAGACAACAGCTGTCTATGCCATGTTTAATTATCAGGCCGAACGCCTTCAGGCCATCGGTGGAGCACGTATGGAACATAATAATCAGGGTTATAACCTGTTGTTTCCAGCCGGTGAAAACTCACCTGCAGGTCGTCAGGTGTATACGGATATCCTGCCGAGCCTGACCGTAAAATATCTTTTTGACAGCAAATCTCAATTGCATGCTTCTTATGCCAAGTCTCTCAACAGACCGGGGTTCTATGAACTGGTGCCAAGTAAGGTCGTCAATGAAGAGTATCAGGAACGTGGAAATCCTAATTTGATGCGTGCTCTGGCGGATAACTTTGATTTACGTTATGAATTATTTCCCGGAGCTTCGGAACAGCTTTTAGCGGGAGTTTTTTATAAGAAAATCAAAAACCCGATTGAGTATACTTTCCAGGCAGATGCCACACGGGGACAGGATATTTACTACAGTCCCGGAAATTTTGGGAATGCCAATAATTATGGAGCTGAGGTAGATTATATCAAGTACGTCAATAAATTTGGGGTGAAAGCAAACTATACCTACACGCATTCCCGTATTACCACCCCCAAAACACAGCGACGCATCAATCCAACATCAGGTGATATCGAAGCGATTTCAGTAGAGCAGACACGACCTTTATACGGACAGTCCGAACATATTGCCAATCTGGCGCTATTGTTTAAGGATACTAAAACAGGATGGGACGCACAGGTAGCCGCTGCTTACACAGGTCCGCGTATCAATACAGTGTCTCAGTTTCTGAATAATGATCTGTGGCAAAAAGGATTTATTCAGATGGATTTTTCGGCAGAAAAAAGATTTAAACATGGTTTAACGGTCTTTGCAAAAGCCAATAATATATTAGATACACCGATGAAATTATTTATAAAAGGTACGAATCCGGAGAACTATAAAATTGCTGAAAATCTGGTTTCCGGTGGACAGACCTTAATCCGCAGTGACTATTACGGTCAGAGTTACCTGGTTGGTGTTCGTTATAAATTAAACTAA
- a CDS encoding right-handed parallel beta-helix repeat-containing protein, protein MKKYIKLTALFLIMTGFISCEKANIDVDTRPVDGSATGEVSGVWAKGSTQVIKGDIIIPEGQSLTIEEGVTIVMDTIAKPEIIVKGNLYSLGTAENPVKFTISEPYRTEANKFGKLWGGILAAPTCKELVLDYTILEYGGSTTSDASTSVKMGLYKNKPGENLPAIWFSNVNGKLIVQHSIIRHFQEDCTYIDGGKIIFSNNEFYTNGITGGDAMNFKSGSLADVAYNIVYSMNSNALKLSNTGDRTPQAYIIAYNNTMVNTGWRRPTAKGGSVWVEATVRADLYNNLFANTRFGIKRDPKKPEDTRSVYSNNWYYGFDQTTVDQFQPGKNDVIGGVNDVKGTKAGENDPKFVNYPLNTAMTLPDYNKAWDFHLQGNSPALTKGTTNFKRHYKDGIVLENGTRYSSPEPALYVGAYGVKL, encoded by the coding sequence ATGAAAAAGTATATCAAATTAACCGCTCTTTTTCTGATTATGACAGGGTTCATAAGCTGTGAGAAAGCAAATATTGATGTCGATACACGTCCCGTAGACGGATCAGCTACAGGAGAAGTCTCGGGTGTCTGGGCTAAAGGAAGCACCCAGGTCATCAAAGGTGATATTATCATTCCGGAAGGACAATCGCTGACTATTGAAGAGGGAGTTACTATTGTGATGGATACGATCGCCAAACCTGAAATTATTGTCAAAGGCAATCTGTATTCCCTGGGTACAGCGGAAAATCCGGTAAAGTTTACAATCTCTGAACCTTACAGAACTGAAGCTAATAAATTCGGAAAACTATGGGGCGGAATTCTGGCTGCACCAACCTGTAAGGAACTGGTACTGGATTATACCATTCTAGAATACGGAGGCAGTACCACTTCGGATGCATCCACTTCTGTAAAAATGGGATTGTATAAAAACAAGCCCGGAGAAAATCTGCCGGCGATCTGGTTTTCAAATGTAAATGGCAAACTGATTGTACAGCACAGTATTATCCGTCATTTTCAGGAAGACTGTACGTATATCGATGGCGGTAAGATTATCTTTTCTAATAATGAATTCTACACCAACGGAATAACCGGTGGTGATGCCATGAACTTTAAGTCAGGATCGCTGGCGGATGTCGCTTACAATATCGTATACAGCATGAATTCCAATGCGCTGAAGTTGTCCAACACAGGCGACCGTACACCACAGGCTTACATCATCGCGTACAACAATACAATGGTCAACACAGGCTGGAGACGTCCGACTGCCAAGGGCGGATCCGTATGGGTAGAAGCGACAGTACGTGCCGATCTGTACAATAACCTGTTCGCAAATACCCGCTTTGGCATCAAAAGGGACCCGAAGAAACCGGAAGATACCCGATCTGTATACAGTAACAACTGGTACTATGGATTTGATCAGACAACAGTAGATCAGTTTCAACCGGGTAAGAATGACGTTATTGGTGGAGTGAACGATGTAAAAGGAACGAAGGCAGGGGAGAATGATCCTAAATTTGTTAACTATCCGCTCAATACAGCAATGACGCTGCCGGATTACAACAAAGCATGGGATTTTCACTTGCAGGGCAATTCACCTGCATTGACAAAAGGTACTACTAACTTTAAGCGTCATTATAAAGACGGAATCGTTCTGGAAAACGGAACAAGATACAGTTCTCCGGAGCCGGCATTATATGTAGGGGCATACGGCGTAAAATTATAA